TAATGGGACAAAAAGAAGTAACGGTATAAAAGAAAGAAGTCCCAGTTTACATTATTCTCACTTCTAAAATTCTGTAACAACATACATTATAATACAAGAAATCGTGCAGATGAATTTATATTCTaaagtaaatttttataataacatttttaGTTTTCAACGTTTATTTTACTTATGTCTCCTGAAGAAGGCTCAAGATTTATCGATGCCAATATTTTTAGTTTGTTTTCTGTCCTTGGACTCTTTTCAACTTTGTCCAAATGTCTTTGTGCAAATAATAGTACAGTTGTTTCTTAACCAATTGTTACTAGGATAGGGTTAATCTGACCTACCAGTTTCTTACCAATTGACAATCTTTTTCCGCAGTTCATACTCTGACACCTGCAATCTGAtggttaattttgtaaattctacaataaaataaatatcgcaCACACTCTCAAGACCACGGTACTGTAAGAAAGTGCAAGAAAGAACAAACTTGTTGATTCTCACAGTATCAGATGACActtcaaaaaagaaaagaacagtcCCTAAAGTCTCCAGGGTCGAGCACAAATCTACATTCTCGTACGGGGCTCATGAGTACATTGAAgcgaaatagaaatagaaaacgaTCAATCGTGTACCGAAAATGACACGTACCGTAGTACGCGTATGTTAAACCCACCCGAATTAGAGATCTCTGTTAAAGAATCGCGTAACGCGCAAACTGCGCACCAAAACCATCTGTGTTCGAGTAAGAAGAGTATCCGGATCGCGATTCAAGGATACTTGAATCTAAATATCGAAACGGAGTTGCAATTGTATTCAATGATCGGATAAGAATCGGTGTgttaatcgttgaaattttcaccgttcgctTAGAACctttcacacaccgttgtcgcgGTTTTCCCCGCACCTGTCGACGATCTCCGAGTCGCCTTTGAGCACGTTGCGTCGCTACTCACCGGTGTCGGTACCTGCACGACCTCGACGCGTCATCGACACCGCGGACATCGACGTCTCGACGCCCCGTATCCTGTCCGGTGACGGTAATCACCAGAGGAACCGACTGCGCCGCGATCGACCGACCATCAAGATCAGATCCCAGGCACTGAAGGACAATCCGGCTCTGCGCGAGCACAACGAGAGACACGAGAAGTCCGTGGGCGAGTTGCTCGTGGAGAAGTTCCTGATCAAGGACAAGAAGCTCGAGGAGACCGAGCCGCAGCTGCAGCTCTACCACCAGGTCAGTTTGGAGAAGGATGATGACCTGGAGCTGCAACAGGCGAAGAAGATCACCAGACGCCTCACGCGACGCAGATCCTCCGCTGACATCCAGTTGGACCCGGAACAGCTGGAGAGAGAGGTTGCGTACGCTCAGGTGCAGGCGAAGGTGCTGGACACTCTGGTGGCCGAGGAACAGGCGGAGATCGAGAACGAGGTACGTCGTGGCACCCTGATCAAGAAGGGCGCCGTAGGCGGACCCAGAGGCGTCGCTGGTTTCTTCAGAGCGCAGGACGGTGAGTcccaagaggaggaggaggccgcTGTGCAGAAGATGAGGAAGAGTCTGAAGAaggtgaagaaaaagaaaagagtcaCCGAGAGACCTTCGCCGACGGACGACGATGAGAACGACCGGGAACGCAGGTCCAGCACCTCCAGTGACGTGTCCGTTGATTTGCAAAGAGACGAGAAGGCGGACCGGAAACACACCAAACAACAGATGTTCAAAATAGAGGCCAGCAACAGCGTCGGTGACTTCTCCACCGTTTGGGTGGGCAGTGGTACTCCCAATCCACCTGGAACCATCGAACAGTTCAGGGAGAGCGTGAAGGTCCCTGCTCCGAGGAAGATGGGGATCCGTAAGATCGACAGGGACAGCGTCGGGGAGGAGTCCGAAACCGAGGTCGTGTTACCCGTCAAGAGACCCTATGTGAAGGACACGTCGAGGAACAGCGTGTACGTCACCGTGAGGACACCGCCAGAGACCGTGAAGACCGATCCCTTGAAGAAACTGGAGACCATCGCGAACGGAGTCGGTCCACGGAACAAGGAAGACACATCGTTGAAAAACGGGATGGATCGAATCTTCTCGGACCTGGACGACGAGAAACTCGATACCGTGATACCCGAGAATCCTACCGTGAAAGACAATGGTCTACCGAAATCTAAGAAGGAGGCTCAAAGGAGTCCCGAAATTCTGAAGGCGAACAAGATCGGGGCACAGGACAAGGGAACTTCCAACTTCTCGAAAACTGCTTCTGCGTTGAAGAAAGAGGTAAACAAAGAGGATACTTCTAAGATTCTTAAAACGGAGAAGGAGAAGGGAGTTTCCAATGTCTCGAAGACCGCTTCTGCGTTGAAGAAAGTGACCATCGATGCTAACCCTGAGATTCTCAAGACGGAGAATACCGTACAGGGAGTTCCCAATATCTCGAAGACCACTTCTGCGTTGAAGAAAGTGACCATCGATGCTAACCCTGAGATTCTCAAGACGGAGAATACTCTACAGGGAGTTTCCAATGTCTCGAAGACCGCTTCTGCGTTGAAGAAAGTGACCATCGACGCTAACCCTGAGATTCTCAAGACGGAGAATACCCTACAGGGAGTTCCCAATATCTCGAAGACCACTTCCGCGTTGAAGAAAGTGACCATCGATGCTAACCCTGAGATTCTCAAGACGGAGAATACCGTACAGAGAGTTTCCAATATCTCGAAAACCGCTCCTGGGTCGAAGAAAGTGACCATAGACGATACCCCCGAAATCTTTCAGACGGAGGTTACCGCACAGGTAGCTTCCAACGTCTCGAAGAGCGGCACGAAGAAAGAGCCGATCGAAGACGAGAGTCCTGAAATAGCGAAATCGAATAAGAACGAATTGGCGGAGAAGGTGGTCGACTCGTCGACTCGTCGTGCACCATCTGTGCCGAAGAAAGAAGAACCGCAAAGGAGGCCAGAGCCCCCGATACCCAGAAAGCTCGGCGTCACGGGTCGCGAGGAGCCACCGTCAACGAAGGGTACGCTCGATGCGTCGTGCGCGATGCTAGCTGTTGACCCGCTCGCTCGCGAGAACAGCGCCAACGGAGCGCTTCCATCGGGCGCGTACCAGCTGCCAAAACCGTCTAAAATTAATACGGATGAAAATAATGCCGTAGAAGCGCCAAAGCGAGCGTTACGAGACGCGGAGTACCTGGCAAACACGACGAAAATCGAGCGTGACGACGACGTCGGTTGTTCGTTGCCGGGAAAGAAGACGAACAAAGCCGTGACCTTGACGAACGCTTCCACGACGAGGGTGAGCGGCGGGCCGAGTGACGGGGGGGCCCTTGCCGCGGGGTTCCCGACAAGTGAAAATCGTTCGGGTGAGAGCGTAGCCGATGATGCAATCGTTTCGTCGAAGTTGGTGACGCAGTCGACCTTGTCCAAAGCTTTCAAGTGCGAGACACCGAGTACCGAGGACTCTGTGAAAGCGACCGAGAACTTGGACAAAGTTAACAGAGCGAAGGAACCGAGTGTCGAGAAACTGACGAGGAGAGTCGACGAGGAGTCCAAGTTCCCTTACAAGGTTCAAAAATCCGAGATCGAGAAAGCTGAGGTGAAACCAGGATCGAAAGACACCTCTGGAATCGAACCGGTTAAAGACTCGAGGATCCCCTGGAGGAACAAAGTGTCGAAAATCGGTACACCGAACGAGACCGGTGTCCAAATTGACAGAAGTATCAGCGTGGACTCGTGCAGAGCCGAGGTACCGGATCAGAAGTCCCTCAAGCAGTCTGTCTCGTTGGACGAGACTCGAAGCGGGAAAATGCCGTTGGAcaagcagcaacagcaaccgaTGAAATCGTACGAGAACGGTGAGAGCGGAACATTGTCGAAGAGCACGTCGACGGAGTCGATCGACTTCTGGAGCGAGATCCGTGGCCCGGAGAGCCCGAACGTGACCAAGCAAACGGCCAAGGGATTCAATTATGCGAGCTCCAAGAGCTCGGAGCAACCTCGGCGGCCGGTCGAGGACCCCGCCGTTAAAGAACTGGATAAGAAAAAAGAGACCGATCCTAAAATAAGCGTCGCGGCCGCTTATACACCGGCGCACGGGCTCGGTAACATCACCGTAATCGAGGAGGAGCGAGGAGCCGAGAAGGGGTCGTCCACCGTCGACGAGACGACACCCGGCGTCAAGGAGACAGCTCCGATGACGCCTGAGAGCGAGACGGTACCTTCGACACCGAAGAAAGGACCCAAGAAGAGAAAGAATCTATCGATAGCGATCGCGGAGGCACAGAACGACGCGTTCTCCACCGTGAAGAAGACACCCTTGAAACGGGAGGACTCCTCCTCGGCCTCGAGCGTCTCCGCGAGATCGATGGCCAGTACACCGGACACCGCTGTGCCCTCGTCACAGGTCACCACGCCTGTGTACGATGTCTCTGTGCCGATAATAAACGTGATCGCTGCCACCGCACCGTCCAGATCCGATTCGCAGATActggacgacgacgaggacccgAAAACACCGACGAACGAATCATGGCCGGAGACTGGACTCTCGAAGATCGCCAAATGGAACAATcagaacgatctgacgaacgtCGACGAAACGGACAAAGACGTCACCCCTGTACCCTCGAAGGACGTAAGCGCTACTGTCAGCCCGGAGAGCAGTCCCGAAtcgtcgaagaagaagaaagtggTGAGAAAGAAGAAGTCCTCGACCACCAAGAAGGCATCGAATGGCAAAGACAACACCGGTAAGGagtcgaaagaatcgaagaagaacTCGACCAAGTTGATCCAGGAGACGCTGAAACCACCGGAGCCGAAGATCGCGTCGAAAGCGAGTCCCAAGACAACGCCAACGCAGAGACCGATAGATCTCATCAGGATGTTCTACACGACACCCACGGCGCTGCTGACCGCGACGCCTAGGGATCTGTCCAAGGTTCGCCGAGCCAAAATCAAGAGACGGAAACATCACTCGAGGACGCCGTCGGTGAGCAGCGACAGTACCGGAAGCACCACCAGCACCGCAACCACGGAGAGCACTGACGGTAGTCGTTCCACCTGCACGGAGCTGGACGACGACCCGGACAAGAGGATGAACTCGACCAGGAGCAACGACTCCGGTTTCGATGGATCGCCAAGGATATCGAGTACTTGTCCACGACAGTATTTTTGGAATGCTCTGTGCGCCGATTGCGTAACACCCTACCTACTCCTACGTCCTACGTTTTCACGATTTTCCCTCGCCTCGGTACTCTGTTTACTCGTTACGCCGCCGGGGCGGTTTACTGGCGAATTTTCGGTGGATTTTCGGCGGATTTATCGCCTCCTCTGTGCGTGGGCGGCACTCGCCAACAGAGGAGGGAGAGCACTGACGGTGTTTGCGCAGATGAGAAGAGAACGTCGGTTCCAATGTCTTTCAGTCGGTCAGAGAAAGATCTTGGAACTGGCGTCTTGGAAAATTGGCAATCCGTTAATCCCACTTAAACGCGCCCGAACCCACGATCAAGCCTCAAACTGGAGCCCGATAGTTTGTATTTGTGTTAACAGGGTGTCTAACATCGTTGAGGATTTCCATTTGACGTTTGTGTGCCGAGTATACGCTTTCATCGACTAACGTttaatctttgttcgtttccttttatttttgtctatttttttttcttcctgttCGATAAAGCACTGCatgaacgtttcgtttcgattatttgcCCGTTTAACTTTTCTCCCGGTTGAAAGTACCGATTGGGATCGGTTACCCGTGCAACATCccgaattgaaaatatatttaagaccGCCGACAGATCCAACACGATTTCGACGCGCGAAACTTGAAAAATGTACGTTGGACGGTATCCAACGAAGCCGTGTAATCGCGGTGTCGGGACACGCGCGTTCTTCGCTTTCTCTTCGCGAAGTTGACGTTTCAAGGCCTCGTCGAACTAATCGTTTCTCAGACAGGGTCGTTGTCTGTCGTCTCTGCCCTAAGAGAAACATAAAAATAAGTCGGTCGACGACGTTCCAAGAAATGGACTTGGAATTCCGATCGGTGTGTCCCGTATGGTGGGAAAGAGTTTGAAGTTGTTTCCTcaaaaaataagaataattaCGGTGACTATGTTCCAAGAAATGGACTTGACATTCTAATCGTTGTCGGTCCTACAGTGAGATGAAATTGAAAGTTTGACGTTTTCTCTGTTCCGGTAAAGTAAGAATAAATTGGGTGATTTTGTGCcaagaaatttttaaagaagTTCGATAGTTTAAAGCagtctttctttgtttcgacaAACGAACTCGGAATTTTAATCGTTGTTTTCCATACGGTAGGAAAAGGTTTGAAGCTATTttctaaagaaataaaaataattacggtAACTTTATTCAAAGAAATAAACTTGGAGGTTTAATCGTTGTTTTCCCTACGGTAGGAAAAAGTTTGAAGTTGTCTTCtaaggaaataaaaataattacggtAACTTtattcaaagaaagaaacttggAGGTTTAATCGTTGTTTTCCATACGGTAGGAAAAAGTTTGAAGTTGTCTCTATCTTTAAAAAAGTAGTATCTTTAACAAAGTTCTCTCTTTGttccaaggaatgtttgaaaaaatgtGGAGTCGTCTCTGTTTGTTTAAAGAAATCTTTGGAAAAGTATGGAGTCGTCTCTcttcgttttaaaaaataaactaaGAATTCTACTTCTTGTCTGCCACATGGTGAGAACAAGTTCGAGAGTTCGAAGTTGTCTCTGATTTAAGAAAGTAAGAACAAGTCGATCGACTTTTTGCCACGAAATGAACTTGGAATTTTGATCGTTGTCTTCCACACGGTTAGAGAAAGTTCGAAGCAACAGCTCCCGTGGCTCGTGGATGCTTTCGACGCATCGAGCGAAGTTCATCACCCGATAGCACGAAGTTTGATAGAGTTTGAGCGGTGACTATTCCGTCGAAATGCCGGAACGCTCGATTCGTTGCGTTATGGTTCCATATCCAGTTGCATTCTCGACCTATCCAAGATCATTCTCTCGCGTTCCACTCGCGGAAGCGAAGCCAGTGACTCGTTGTTACATAAGGTCGTTGCCACAGTGTCAACGACTTTGTCCGCCAGTTTGTTTACAAAAAGGGACTCGACCATTCGCGGCAAACACTCTCGATCCTCCTCCGTTCTCGTATTCTCGATACACTCGTACACGTACGGTCTCGTCGTTCTCGAATCTCGCTCGAAACGCAATTGTTGCACCCGAAATGGTAAATTGTTTGTTCGCGTATCGATACTAGCCCGATCCACGTGGCTACGAACGACGTGGTCCTATTTATAAGACGTGGCGCGGTTTCATAACAATATTCAAGGCTTCATAATGCAGTCGCGGATGGCTGACGGTGCAAACAAGAGTTTCGAGATAAATTTAGCTGGTGTCAGTAGAAAAATAAACGCGAAGGCGGACTGTTCCAATGGTATATCACTGCTTTTAGCAGAAGCGGGTCGAACGAGAGGCTGTCCAGAGCCGTAGTAAGTTGTAATATTCCAAGCTATAATTTTATCCATGTCGTGTCACATTAGACACGGCGCACAAATATTGTTGAAACGTTTTTCAAATATTGTCCCGCAGCATTGGAACGTTTCGAGAAGTGTTTCTAAAATATTGCAGCAAATATTTCtgcgttgaaaatatttctaaaccaTTGCGGCAACGTTTCCACGATATTCTTGGCACCTTACGGATacatcatttttctttcttttcttttcttgtttaatttatttcgagTTATTATGTCGCGTCGATCGACACGTTCGATGAGAGCTCGGATCGATGACGACGTCCATGCTCAATAATCCGCGTATACGCGAGTATTGCTGAGAATACCTTcccaaaattatttatatatcgtTCTTTATCGATCTATTTCTACCTGAAgtatatattaattaattttatattacatatctctctctctctctctctctctctctttatatatatatatatataatatatgtatatacttcaAATAGAAATAGACCAATAAGCACTATATACATACGTGTAATCTTCGTGAGTGCGTACAACGCGCAGAATGTGTACGTTGTTAATGCACACTTCGCACCCGTTGAGTTGCTTCACGATGTTGCTGAAATGTTAATTAGATGTTATCGTTCAAAACGCGATACTCTCGCATAACGTAACGGTGCTTAGAacgttttccaaatatttcgaacgcgttGCATATATCGTTGCAATGTTGCAAATGTAATCGTGTGGTTGCAACATCGCAACGATATTCCATTTATTATGCAAGAGGCAACGATTCCGATTCAAGGTGCATCGAGGTGGTAATTAAGCGAAACGGAAAAATTTATCGATGAATTTGGCGAACGTTTGAACAGATTGCGACATGGCCTGccacaagaagtgcgaaaagctcACTGGGAACCTGTGCGGTTTGAACCAAAAGCTCGTGGCGGAAGCGTTGCAAGCTCTCAAGAGGGGTGAGTCGATGTTTCGAATTCCGTCGTTGTCGGGTATTAAAAAAAGTGCAGCACCGAACCGGTTCGTGTTTCAAGTCTATTTACAAACCAACGAGTATTCGTACTATGGGCTAAAATTCTCGCGAATGACGCAGAAGACAACGTctgccatttcacgcgaacgaacACGTATTCGGGAAATTTCGcacatcgtttcttcgcggtAGCTTCTCATCTTGAATTTACAACGCGAAGTTCCCTGTTCTTCTTTCACGTTCTTCGTAACGGAACGTAAATACATTATTAATAGCAGCAACAGTTGCAACATTGATTTTTAGCGACGAATCCCCGTCGAACGTGGAGTTCGTTACGGgggacattttttctttttttttttttttataagggTGATTTTCCATACGTTCTTTCCAAATCTACGCGctaggaaaaatagaaaatactatGGGAATGTACTTTGTACAGTTTTCGAGTTGTAGAAGGTTAAACGGAGTACTCGAAGtatcgaaatattcttttattagagtgacttctttttttttttgtacgtgtGAATACTTTGAAGAGAAAATCTACGCGTCAAAAGATATACGAAATATTGTATCAATTTATATTGTACGGTTAAGTTTCGTATTATAGCAGATTGGACGAAGTATTCGTAGGTAGAAAATAACTGTCAcgaattcttcgaataattttcattctatTTCGTGGTT
This window of the Ptiloglossa arizonensis isolate GNS036 chromosome 5, iyPtiAriz1_principal, whole genome shotgun sequence genome carries:
- the LOC143147644 gene encoding uncharacterized protein LOC143147644, which codes for MPYYGDGLPYYYGGTYANHSSLMTGTPRTFHTPLSRFSPHLSTISESPLSTLRRYSPVSVPARPRRVIDTADIDVSTPRILSGDGNHQRNRLRRDRPTIKIRSQALKDNPALREHNERHEKSVGELLVEKFLIKDKKLEETEPQLQLYHQVSLEKDDDLELQQAKKITRRLTRRRSSADIQLDPEQLEREVAYAQVQAKVLDTLVAEEQAEIENEVRRGTLIKKGAVGGPRGVAGFFRAQDGESQEEEEAAVQKMRKSLKKVKKKKRVTERPSPTDDDENDRERRSSTSSDVSVDLQRDEKADRKHTKQQMFKIEASNSVGDFSTVWVGSGTPNPPGTIEQFRESVKVPAPRKMGIRKIDRDSVGEESETEVVLPVKRPYVKDTSRNSVYVTVRTPPETVKTDPLKKLETIANGVGPRNKEDTSLKNGMDRIFSDLDDEKLDTVIPENPTVKDNGLPKSKKEAQRSPEILKANKIGAQDKGTSNFSKTASALKKEVNKEDTSKILKTEKEKGVSNVSKTASALKKVTIDANPEILKTENTVQGVPNISKTTSALKKVTIDANPEILKTENTLQGVSNVSKTASALKKVTIDANPEILKTENTLQGVPNISKTTSALKKVTIDANPEILKTENTVQRVSNISKTAPGSKKVTIDDTPEIFQTEVTAQVASNVSKSGTKKEPIEDESPEIAKSNKNELAEKVVDSSTRRAPSVPKKEEPQRRPEPPIPRKLGVTGREEPPSTKGTLDASCAMLAVDPLARENSANGALPSGAYQLPKPSKINTDENNAVEAPKRALRDAEYLANTTKIERDDDVGCSLPGKKTNKAVTLTNASTTRVSGGPSDGGALAAGFPTSENRSGESVADDAIVSSKLVTQSTLSKAFKCETPSTEDSVKATENLDKVNRAKEPSVEKLTRRVDEESKFPYKVQKSEIEKAEVKPGSKDTSGIEPVKDSRIPWRNKVSKIGTPNETGVQIDRSISVDSCRAEVPDQKSLKQSVSLDETRSGKMPLDKQQQQPMKSYENGESGTLSKSTSTESIDFWSEIRGPESPNVTKQTAKGFNYASSKSSEQPRRPVEDPAVKELDKKKETDPKISVAAAYTPAHGLGNITVIEEERGAEKGSSTVDETTPGVKETAPMTPESETVPSTPKKGPKKRKNLSIAIAEAQNDAFSTVKKTPLKREDSSSASSVSARSMASTPDTAVPSSQVTTPVYDVSVPIINVIAATAPSRSDSQILDDDEDPKTPTNESWPETGLSKIAKWNNQNDLTNVDETDKDVTPVPSKDVSATVSPESSPESSKKKKVVRKKKSSTTKKASNGKDNTGKESKESKKNSTKLIQETLKPPEPKIASKASPKTTPTQRPIDLIRMFYTTPTALLTATPRDLSKVRRAKIKRRKHHSRTPSVSSDSTGSTTSTATTESTDGSRSTCTELDDDPDKRMNSTRSNDSGFDGSPRISTPSQSSDTQRNSDSSDHFPSGRITPPATNLPRFKKYAVTDFNFLKVLGKGSFGKVLLAELRGTECVYAVKCLKKDVVLEDDDVECTLIERKVLTLATRHPYLCHLFCTFQTDSHLFFVMEYLNGGDLMFHIQKSGRFSEPRARFYAAEIWSGLNFLHKKGIVYRDLKLDNVLLDFEGHIRIADFGMCKLQIFLDRTADTFCGTPDYMAPEIIKGLKYNQAVDWWSYGVLLYEMLTGQSPFSGCDEDELFWSICNERPFIPRYLSQDATDMLICLLEKDSGKRLPGHEIALHSFFQSLPWDRLERRQLEAPFKPALEHTLDTKYFDTAFTAERPRLTPVPEQILTSIDQGVFRGFSYTNPNATD